One part of the Candida albicans SC5314 chromosome R, complete sequence genome encodes these proteins:
- a CDS encoding uncharacterized protein (Protein with a predicted role in cytochrome c oxidase assembly; rat catheter biofilm induced), which translates to MGFFTSSGEEVTFAPNKGQRVVCWEKRDGFFECLSKNYIDNSLDSKELDKVNKQCGTEKKEFEQNCATSWVKYFQEKRYNDLVRQRYIDKLESEGAQPLPFKIEGVKK; encoded by the coding sequence ATGGGATTCTTTACAAGTTCAGGCGAAGAAGTAACATTTGCACCAAACAAAGGTCAGCGTGTTGTGTGTTGGGAAAAGCGTGATGGATTTTTTGAATGTCTCAGtaaaaattatattgataattcattGGATTCAAAAGAATTAGATAAAGTCAATAAACAATGTGGAactgaaaagaaagagttTGAGCAAAATTGTGCTACAAGTTGGGTGAAGTATTTCCAAGAAAAGAGATACAATGATTTGGTCAGACAAAGATATATCGATAAATTGGAATCCGAAGGTGCCCAACCATTGCCATTCAAGATTGAAGGGGTTAAGAAATAG
- a CDS encoding uncharacterized protein (Protein of unknown function; fluconazole-repressed; Spider biofilm induced), producing the protein MKTSVVLAAALTAMNTANAAVIPFFDGELSINYDAHSGWSFGFDKQPAQSGSPPATTTPGSGSGSTTTPATTADDGDDDEGSCDDSGSAPPANNGGSNGSSSGSGDYFSQWKQGLDNLIQKGKTWFSGLFG; encoded by the coding sequence ATGAAGACTTCAGTCGTTTTAGCTGCTGCTTTGACAGCAATGAATACTGCTAATGCAGCCGTTATTCCATTTTTTGATGGTGAATTATCTATCAATTATGATGCTCATTCAGGATGGtcatttggttttgatAAACAACCTGCTCAATCTGGTTCTCCACCAGCTACAACTACACCTGGAAGTGGAAGTGGAAGTACAACTACCCCCGCTACCACAGCTGATGAcggtgatgatgatgagggTTCATGTGATGACTCTGGCTCTGCACCACCAGCTAATAATGGTGGCAGTAATGGTTCTTCTTCAGGTTCAGGAGATTACTTTTCTCAATGGAAACAAGGACTCGACAACTTAATTCAAAAAGGTAAGACATGGTTTAGTGGTCTTTTCGGTTAA
- the PTP3 gene encoding tyrosine protein phosphatase (Putative protein tyrosine phosphatase; hypha induced; alkaline induced; regulated by Efg1, Ras1, cAMP pathways; mutants are viable; Spider biofilm induced; rat catheter biofilm repressed; flow model biofilm repressed): protein MTFTFPNNASNTQFKHHQQQQSNTPTSSNFTESALPTNNENAATATINKPTTSAVKKHQLKQKTCNNSLSSLNSNASDTTIFESPSQSTPFESKSSHKPDSLSTDTLVEDKLFSSLQRPPPPQAASQGQHSYNQSLDSHRSLNLLDEAEELEGEDTKDDKTAFKPSEPISATPKSALPLYNEHKAFPFPATTSTPGTPAAPALPSSTPPQKPSTNQPSPHLEKQKTSSLDESLKAIQQQQKKRINSIPSSNYRPKIEGLSDRFKYPRRIEMGAQAASSKNIVLDIRPSAQYSKAHIKDSINLCLPSTLLKRATFSFERSVDALGERQRDRFADFFNRISETSSGNLIVCDSTPNSCNLYHMCVKIANCPLFMSSPTRQVLLMDFELDELYALFPDLFESCGSAVATGSSSNSGSASAAGSSNSGISVNNYLPPLIIPGNDANNVHGNLGSNSLAEVSSPHNSAATPILSSNFALPSQTRTFKLRHNEELFNDDQLYSNPGTATTSCSNVNPFEYASAQLFKLNNIPSDHSKIPLWMKSTILDSNDAPVTTKINQDFHQLEKLEQKRLLEAFSLDRANSQQKQEGNSWNQGDGNKENASPTNVDINEGEIIPKISCGIEFGHKNRYMDIYLYDHSRVELGHVNKANDNDQVPVFENYINASLIEPPEKYSNNNNNQIKNRYIATQGPLDETMGDLWKMVVQFKIPLIVSLTDSIENGVTKCAPFWQSGIYKSYKDAIKVSLIEENKLDESLILRKFNVDCNSASSSSSNPGEYDCESQFDNSQGLEVYQIQLLSWADMWSLTNPQDILKIIKLKQSILANIQLARKNKDNSDNDDQLTTLVHCSAGCGRTGTFCVIDTIINYIEQKRAQQYGEMNDDFDSDPIFEITNHYRKLRISMVQTLTQYYMIYEALLDYYCKNGGNHE from the coding sequence ATGACATTCACATTCCCTAATAACGCATCCAATACTCAATTCAAacatcaccaacaacaacaatcaaatactCCAACCTCATCCAATTTTACTGAATCTGCATTGCCAACCAATAACGAGAATGCAGCTACAGCCACCATCAACAAGCCAACTACATCAGCTGTTAAAAAGCACCagttgaaacaaaaaacatgtaataattcattatcatccCTCAATTCAAATGCATCCGATACGACGATTTTTGAATCACCTTCACAATCAACACCTTTTGAATCTAAATCGTCACATAAACCAGATAGTTTGTCAACCGACACCTTAGTGGAAGACAAgcttttttcttctttacaACGACCACCGCCACCACAAGCTGCATCACAAGGACAGCACTCATACAATCAATCTTTAGATTCACACAGatcattgaatttattagaCGAAgctgaagaattggaagGGGAAGACACGAAGGATGATAAAACTGCATTCAAACCAAGTGAACCAATTAGTGCTACACCAAAAAGTGCACTCCCATTATATAATGAACATAAAGCTTTCCCATTTCCGGCAACTACAAGTACACCAGGTACACCAGCTGCACCAGCATTACCGTCATCGACACCACCTCAAAAACCATCTACAAATCAACCATCGCCTCATTTggagaaacaaaaaacttCATCTTTAGATGAATCTTTGAAGGCTATccaacagcaacaaaaaaagagaataaaCTCTATTCCCCTGCTGAATTACAGACCTAAAATTGAAGGCTTGTCCGATAGATTTAAATATCCTCGGCGGATTGAAATGGGTGCTCAAGCGGCTCTGTCCAAAAATATTGTTCTTGATATTAGACCATCTGCTCAATATTCCAAAGCACATATCAAAGACAGTATTAACCTTTGTTTACCTTCAACATTATTGAAACGAGCCACCTTTTCATTCGAGAGATCAGTCGATGCATTAGGTGAGCGGCAGAGAGATAGATTTGctgatttttttaatcgCATATCAGAAACAAGCAGCGGGAATTTGATTGTATGTGATTCAACTCCGAACTCATGTAACTTGTATCATATGTGCGTTAAGATTGCCAATTGTCCATTATTTATGAGTTCACCAACTAGACAGGTACTTTTGATGGATTTTGAGCTTGATGAGCTTTATGCTTTGTTCCCCGATTTGTTTGAATCTTGTGGTTCTGCAGTTGCTACCGGTTCAAGTTCAAATTCAGGCTCTGCTTCTGCTGCTGGTAGTTCTAATTCTGGTATATCGGTTAATAATTACTTGCCTCCGTTAATTATTCCAGGAAATGATGCTAATAATGTTCATGGCAATTTAggatcaaattcattagcAGAAGTTTCATCACCTCATAATTCAGCTGCAACTCCAATATTGTCGAGTAATTTCGCATTGCCTTCTCAAACTAGAACTTTTAAACTTAGACACaatgaagaattgtttAATGATGATCAATTGTATTCAAACCCGGGAACAGCAACAACTTCGTGCAGTAATGTCAATCCATTTGAATATGCTAGTGCccaattgtttaaattgaataatatcCCTAGTGATCATTCAAAAATCCCATTATGGATGAAGTCTACTATATTAGATAGCAATGATGCTCCTGTgacaacaaaaatcaatcagGATTTCCATCAATTAGAAAAGTTGGAACAAAAAAGATTATTAGAAGCTTTTTCATTAGATAGAGCCAACtcacaacaaaaacaagaagGTAATAGTTGGAATCAAGGTGATGGTAACAAGGAAAATGCTTCACCAACAAATGTGGATATTAATGAGGGTGAAATTATTCCTAAGATTAGTTGTGGTATTGAATTTGGTCATAAGAATAGATATATggatatatatttatatgaTCATTCTAGAGTTGAATTAGGTCATGTCAATAAGGCCAATGATAATGATCAAGTGCCTGTGTTTGAAAACTACATCAATGCCAGTTTAATTGAACCACCAGAAAAATAtagcaataataataacaatcaaattaagAATCGGTATATTGCTACACAAGGTCCATTAGATGAAACAATGGGTGATTTATGGAAGATGGTGGTACAATTTAAAATCCCTCTTATTGTTTCATTGACTGATTCGATTGAAAATGGGGTTACGAAATGTGCACCATTTTGGCAAAGCGGGATCTATAAATCTTATAAAGATGCTATTAAAGTATCATTGATTGAAGAGAATAAATTAGATGAGAGCTTGATTTTACGTAAATTCAATGTTGATTGTAATTCGGCAagttcatcatcatcaaatccAGGTGAATATGATTGTGAATCCCAATTTGACAATTCTCAAGGGTTAGAagtttatcaaattcaattattgtCTTGGGCAGATATGTGGAGTTTAACTAATCCTcaagatattttgaaaattataaaattgaaacaatcgATTTTGGCCAATATTCAACTTGCCAGGAAAAACAAAGATAACAGTGACAATGATGATCAATTGACAACTTTGGTACATTGTTCAGCTGGTTGTGGTAGAACAGGGACATTTTGTGTCATTGatacaattattaattacaTTGAACAGAAACGTGCACAACAATATGGAGAAATGAATGATGATTTCGATAGTGAtccaatatttgaaatcacTAATCATTATCGAAAATTGAGAATATCAATGGTTCAGACATTAACACAATATTATATGATTTATGAAGCTTTATTGGATTATTATTGCAAAAATGGTGGCAATCATGAATAA
- a CDS encoding uncharacterized protein (Ortholog of C. dubliniensis CD36 : Cd36_35262, Candida tropicalis MYA-3404 : CTRG_05848 and Candida albicans WO-1 : CAWG_02290): protein MKFTNIVTASLISASVTQAAVIPQSNEDLAVRADSSDPISGLLGGLLGGGSGAPAPAPAPAPAASGSAIPQQAEATGGAAPPAGQQSAAAPSDPISQVIGLVSNILEGGFSTSGALLHNLIGKRDDSSAAAPSDPISQVIGLVSNVLEGGFSTSGALLHNLIG, encoded by the coding sequence ATGAAATTCACAAACATCGTCACTGCTTCATTAATTTCTGCTTCAGTCACTCAAGCTGCTGTTATTCCACAAAGTAATGAAGACCTTGCTGTTAGAGCAGATTCTAGTGATCCTATTTCTGGACTCCTTGGTGGACTTCTTGGAGGTGGTAGTGGTGCTCCAGCTCCAGCTCCAGCTCCAGCTCCAGCTGCTTCTGGCTCTGCTATTCCTCAACAAGCTGAAGCCACTGGTGGTGCTGCTCCTCCTGCTGGTCAACAAAGTGCTGCTGCTCCATCTGATCCAATTTCCCAAGTCATTGGTCTTGTCTCAAACATTTTAGAAGGTGGGTTCAGTACTAGTGGTGCTTTGTTACACAATCTCATTGGTAAAAGAGATGATTCTTCTGCTGCTGCTCCATCTGATCCAATTTCCCAAGTCATTGGTCTTGTTTCTAACGTTTTAGAAGGTGGTTTCAGTACCAGCGGTGCTTTGTTACACAATCTCATCGGTTAA
- a CDS encoding uncharacterized protein (Ortholog(s) have Rab guanyl-nucleotide exchange factor activity), translating to MWDKYNFITPAKVRVLLVPINDCTPSNFQRYLHLIQTNVGEVRLLDIRENNKLHYFNSVTSPQGRIFPEFITSSIDNELIFLHDFDPFRKTFIVLGVGPYGQDPSTALVELKKKYNTAIVHNVILFDTPEDKLNEQVPEVFFHNGTTSHLTALETIFCDISGNFLEKLDAYASAYANITLRSPVSITDSHVLTKTINQAQKRLSSGSTSFKVTFNNSTTTSTTTPGSTLEKSKTHLKHLGRQRKLMGSFYLLAGKYHDAFQNFIESLTSLKKSDDFLWLASALEGVAVSIVLMQFIGTAYQLPNQTMNPVLQVSKIRGSIDTATVRKTSIDSNVSSPRNSINGSNGFGFNALTSAIPDFNNLPVQELLKIITSRVVYYFSMSTNDIENMVPDIVYVESILRRIKLLIGIHFSSSMEDIVKGTITPTPNGSFPKIEIIDEIDKIFSLQITDLNIVDQCRIYSALATMYADLGLMRKNAFILRLLISAILPHLSSGELPAQSIKEVLENVFVLYDICDEPESFSEAARFHGQSNWTSLQIQLLRLALKVAENLNDQELLLKLCTLLLTRYTHCLPTDDQIKLKNKVDSALKSNGGLSIPYWDPFLVRKVKFVNSKPRGNLIPMKETLNSNNSSQPFFDPYTKKESDKAFVPTLVKDDISQLKVTLQNPFAFEVEIHEITIVSEGAQIETIKSLIRPLESITSKPSSTMPNGNIVNNKLRGHPGKKSSSTTSVVHQGVSHTTSTNSASTFVLAPRSMESVMLSFKAISTGQVKITGFDVSIGNCQTQFFHIIDEEKFDHTIKLQKVNQKSKQTTSVLDKVVTNLQSQSVLGRVMTSSLSLSIIPPQPSLTLLEISASNGCLMLLEGEKHNVTVTLANHSAQSINYLTFSFWDSNIEFLNKKLTNPNLTAAEVHELEWKLLVFKPFRILNKDVIGETINPGGVVELQCELTSRKFMNESKIILEYAHKSDTEQSFMKNLNIPLNVSVMPSIDVVGCEMLPAISISDNVPHSIGQALKCVKNVDDYCLLVLDLRNSWGERLECNLKYNEFELSEPMQAGKTQRFIIPIKRIEVDITKTIPSLRNKQFIKNYNISDEEEKHMKKLFWLRNSILENLVGSWKLGRRHGVIDLRPIRLTTKMANILSYENIQVHNTVLTDDDLQVDSIGKSYNLSTDQFYVLKTTIINHSKKPINGIVRQLPFPIHNTPTKSSSSRPQLSIDKKMLVNGTLQNKFPEIAPGDQLVLETSFVIIQNGEFEWGTVVDLFSDKIICREQLYITAN from the coding sequence ATGTGGGacaaatataattttatcACTCCAGCAAAAGTTCGAGTGTTGTTGGTTCCAATAAATGATTGCACTCCGTCCAATTTCCAACGATATTTACATTTAATCCAAACAAATGTCGGAGAGGTGCGATTATTGGATATCAGAGAGAACAACAAATTGCATTATTTCAACTCTGTAACTTCCCCGCAAGGAAGAATCTTCCCAGAGTTTATTACCAGCTCCATTGATAACGAATTGATTTTCCTTCATGATTTTGATCCATTTAGAAAAACATTCATAGTGCTAGGGGTGGGACCATATGGGCAAGATCCTTCGACGGCATtagttgaattgaaaaagaaatataacACTGCCATTGTTCACAATGTTATACTATTTGACACCCCAGAAgacaaattgaatgaacAAGTACCCGAGGTGTTTTTCCACAATGGGACTACTAGTCATTTGACAGCTCTAGAAACAATATTTTGCGATATAAGTGGGAATTTTTTAGAAAAACTAGACGCATATGCTTCTGCATATGCTAATATTACATTGAGGTCTCCTGTTTCGATTACTGATAGCCATGTACTAACAAAAACTATCAATCAAGCACAGAAAAGATTAAGTTCAGGGTCTACTTCATTCAAGGTTACCTTTAACAACTCAACGACAACATCAACTACAACACCTGGTAGTACATTAGAGAAATCCAAGACTCATTTAAAACATCTAGGCAGACAACGTAAGTTGATGGGGAGCTTTTATCTCTTGGCAGGCAAGTACCATGATgcatttcaaaattttataGAGAGTTTGACAAGTCTAAAAAAATCTGATGATTTCTTATGGCTAGCAAGCGCACTTGAGGGGGTTGCTGTCAGTATAGTGTTAATGCAATTCATTGGCACAGCATATCAATTACCTAATCAAACAATGAACCCAGTGCTACAGGTATCAAAGATACGAGGAAGTATAGACACGGCGACAGTTCGGAAAACATCTATCGATTCCAATGTTTCTTCTCCCAGGAATTCAATTAACGGCTCAAATGGGTTTGGTTTTAATGCTTTAACCTCAGCAATCCCTGACTTTAACAATTTACCGGTGCAAGAACTTTTGAAGATTATCACTTCGCGGGTTGTGTACTATTTTAGCATGAGCAcaaatgatattgaaaacatGGTTCCTGATATTGTTTACGTGGAAAGCATTTTACGAAGAATTAAGCTATTGATTGGCATTCATTTTTCCAGTAGTATGGAAGACATAGTCAAGGGAACGATTACACCTACACCAAACGGATCATTCCcgaaaattgaaatcatcgACGAGATTGACAAAATATTCCTGCTACAAATAACTGATTTGAATATTGTGGATCAATGTAGAATATATTCTGCCTTGGCAACAATGTATGCTGATTTAGGATTAATGCGAAAGAATGCATTTATTTTAAGACTTTTAATATCAGCAATTTTGCCTCACTTAAGTTCTGGAGAGCTTCCAGCCCAGTCAATTAAAGAAGTCCTTGAGAATGTATTTGTCTTGTATGATATCTGTGATGAACCTGAATCATTTTCTGAAGCAGCGAGGTTCCATGGACAAAGCAACTGGACTTCCTTGCAAATACAGCTTTTGAGATTGGCTTTGAAAGTCGCagaaaatttgaatgaCCAAGAGCTATTGTTAAAGTTGTGcacattattattgactAGATACACACATTGTTTGCCAACTGATgaccaaatcaaattgaagaataagGTGGATCTGgctttgaaatcaaatggtGGTCTAAGTATTCCATATTGGGATCCTTTTCTTGTTCGCAAAGTCAAGTTTGTAAATTCAAAACCCCGTGGCAACTTAATTCCTATGAAAGAGACATTGAACTCCAATAATTCACTGCAACCATTTTTCGATCCATACACTAAAAAGGAATCAGATAAAGCGTTTGTTCCAACATTGGTCAAAGATGATATTTCTCAATTGAAAGTCACTTTACAAAACCCATTTGCATTTGAAGTTGAGATTCATGAGATAACCATTGTTAGTGAAGGTGCACAAATAGAAACGATCAAAAGTTTAATTCGACCTTTGGAATCAATAACATCCAAACCTTCTTCTACTATGCCGAATGGAAATAtagttaataataaattacgTGGTCATCCTGGAAAAAAATCGTCTTCAACAACCCTGGTAGTTCATCAAGGTGTATCGCACACGACGTCTACCAATTCTGCCAGTACGTTTGTTCTTGCTCCAAGGTCAATGGAAAGTGTTATGCTTTCCTTCAAAGCAATTTCGACAGGACAGGTTAAAATTACTGGGTTTGATGTATCTATTGGAAATTGTCAAACTCAATTCTTCCATATAATAGACGAAGAGAAGTTTGATCATACAataaaattacaaaaagtGAATCAAAAGTCAAAACAAACTACATCAGTGCTAGACAAAGTTGTGACTAACCTTCAATCGCAGTCCGTTTTGGGTAGGGTTATGACGAGCCTGTTGAGCTTATCCATTATTCCACCACAACCGTCTTTGACTTTATTAGAAATTCTGGCATCAAATGGCTGTTTAATGTTGCTTGAAGGAGAAAAACATAATGTAACCGTTACATTAGCTAACCACTCCGCTCAGTCTATTAATTACTTGACTTTTTCATTCTGGGACTCAAACATCGAGTTTCTCAACAAGAAACTTACGAACCCAAATCTAACTGCAGCTGAGGTTCACGAATTGGAATGGAAGTTACTTGTATTCAAGCCTTTTagaattttgaataaagaCGTTATAGGAGAAACGATAAACCCAGGTGGGGTAGTCGAACTCCAATGTGAGCTTACAAGCAGGAAGTTTATGAATGAACTGAAGATAATATTGGAATATGCCCACAAATCTGACACCGAGCAAAGCTTcatgaagaatttgaacaTTCCCTTAAATGTGTCGGTAATGCCATCAATAGATGTTGTTGGCTGTGAAATGTTGCCTGCCATAAGCATACTGGATAATGTGCCCCATAGTATTGGACAAGCATTAAAGTGCGTTAAGAATGTGGATGACTATTGTTTACTTGTACTTGATTTGAGAAACTCATGGGGGGAGAGATTGGAAtgtaatttgaaatataatGAGTTTGAATTGTCTGAACCAATGCAGGCTGGGAAAACACAGAGATTTATAATACCAATCAAGAGAATCGAGGTAGACATCACCAAGACTATACCTTCGTTACGtaacaaacaatttatcaaaaactATAACATATCGGACGAAGAGGAGAAGCatatgaagaaattgttttgGCTTAGGAATTCCATTTTGGAAAACTTAGTGGGGTCTTGGAAATTGGGCAGGCGTCATGGAGTAATTGATTTACGTCCAATCAGGTTGACCACAAAAATGGCAAATATCTTGTCCTATGAAAACATCCAGGTTCACAACACTGTGCTTACAGATGATGATTTGCAAGTGGATTCCATTGGAAAATcttataatttatcaactgACCAATTTTACGTGCTCAAAACGACTATAATCAACCATTCAAAAAAGCCAATTAATGGAATAGTGCGTCAATTACCATTTCCAATACATAATACTCCTACAAAGAGTAGTAGTCTGCGTCCTCAACTTTCTATCGATAAGAAAATGCTCGTCAACGGTACTTTACAGAATAAATTTCCAGAAATTGCACCTGGAGATCAACTAGTATTAGAAACCAGTTTTGTCATTATTCAAAACGGTGAGTTTGAATGGGGTACAGTAGTAGATTTGTTCAGTGataaaataatttgtaGAGAACAACTTTACATTACAGCAAATTAA
- the PUP1 gene encoding proteasome core particle subunit beta 2 (Putative beta 2 subunit of the 20S proteasome; macrophage/pseudohyphal-repressed; Spider biofilm repressed) yields MPGLNFDNYQRNAFLTSKGFATPKATSTGTTIVGCKFKDGVVIAADTRATSGPIVADKNCEKLHRLAPKIWCAGAGTAADTEMVTQLIASNLELHALSQNRQPRVIAALTMLKQHLFKYQGHLGAYLIVAGVDPTGAHLMSVQAHGSTDIGKYQSLGSGSLNAMAVLETNFKEDMTRDEAIKLCSDAILAGVWNDLGSGSNVDVCVMEVGKDAELYRNYITPNVRIKKCKDYKFPRGTTAVLKQSIRDICDVEETVVNFNDNGDNMEVDTQA; encoded by the coding sequence ATGCCTGGATTAAATTTTGACAATTATCAAAGAAATGCATTCTTGACCTCCAAGGGGTTTGCTACACCCAAAGCAACATCCACTGGTACAACCATTGTTGGATGTAAATTCAAAGATGGGGTGGTGATAGCAGCAGATACCAGAGCAACTTCGGGTCCAATAGTAGCAGATAAAAATTGCGAGAAATTACATAGATTAGCTCCAAAGATCTGGTGTGCTGGTGCCGGTACTGCAGCGGATACTGAGATGGTCACTCAATTGATTGCATCTAATTTGGAACTACATGCATTATCGCAAAACAGACAACCAAGAGTTATTGCAGCACTTACTATGTTGAAACAACACTTGTTCAAATACCAGGGTCACTTGGGGGCGTATTTGATTGTTGCTGGTGTTGATCCAACTGGAGCCCATTTGATGTCAGTTCAAGCACACGGATCTACCGATATCGGTAAATACCAGAGTTTGGGTTCAGGTTCATTGAATGCCATGGCTGTTTTGGAAACCAATTTTAAGGAAGACATGACTAGAGATGAGGCTATAAAGTTGTGTTCAGATGCTATTTTGGCTGGTGTTTGGAATGATTTGGGATCTGGTTCCAATGTTGATGTGTGTGTCATGGAAGTTGGCAAGGATGCAGAATTGTACAGAAACTATATTACACCAAATGTGAGAATCAAGAAATGCAAAGATTACAAATTCCCAAGAGGTACAACTGCTGTGTTGAAACAAAGCATTCGTGATATTTGTGATGTTGAAGAGACTGTGGTGAACTTCAATGATAATGGTGACAATATGGAAGTTGATACACAGGCTTAG
- the PGA11 gene encoding Pga11p (Putative GPI-anchored protein), which produces MKFQFVTALALASTMAVAAPINDQQEVLGAVAATRSKREGGSTGAELQDNNQPTAGLFGDGNSFGNQGLGGFLAATVDSLTKTIASPIKGILAPGGGSGGNGGSGGSGAAGGVGNLFSGILGGL; this is translated from the coding sequence ATGaagtttcaatttgttaCTGCTTTAGCCTTAGCTTCCACAATGGCCGTTGCTGCCCCAATCAATGATCAACAAGAAGTATTAGGTGCTGTTGCTGCCACTCGTTCCAAACGTGAAGGTGGCTCTACTGGTGCTGAATTACAAGATAATAATCAACCTACCGCTGGTTTATTTGGTGATGGTAACAGTTTTGGTAACCAAGGTCTCGGTGGATTCCTTGCTGCTACCGTCGATTCACTTACTAAAACCATCGCTAGTCCAATTAAAGGCATCTTAGCTCcaggtggtggtagtggtggaaatggtggtagtggtggtagtggtgcTGCTGGCGGTGTTGGAAACCTTTTCTCTGGTATTTTAGGAGGTTTATAA
- the TRX1 gene encoding thioredoxin (Thioredoxin; involved in response to reactive oxygen species; biofilm, benomyl, flucytosine, peroxide, Hap43 induced; amphotericin B, caspofungin repressed; induced by human neutrophils; macrophage-repressed gene), whose translation MVHVVTEVNEFQTLLKENNLVIVDFFATWCGPCKMIAPLLEKFQNEYSNIKFLKIDVDQLGSLAQEYNVSSMPTLILFKNGEEVNRVIGANPAAIKQALASLA comes from the coding sequence atgGTTCACGTTGTCACTGAAGTTAACGAATTCCAAACCCTTTTAAAGGAAAACAACTTAGTTATTGTTGACTTTTTTGCCACTTGGTGTGGTCCATGTAAAATGATTGCTccattattagaaaaattccaaaatgAATATTctaatattaaatttttgaaaattgatgTTGATCAATTGGGTTCTTTAGCACAAGAATATAATGTTAGTTCTATGCCaactttgattttattcaaaaatggTGAAGAAGTCAATCGTGTCATTGGTGCTAACCCAGCTGCTATTAAACAAGCTTTGGCTTCTCTTGCTTAA